Genomic DNA from Shouchella patagoniensis:
AGCTTCTTTAACGAATGCAAAAACGGACTTAACAGAAGAGGACGTTATGGCCTATGCTCGGTTGGCAGAGCATATGTACAAGTTTCCTTTCTTTTATTTAGAATATAGTGGCACAAAAGGGCCCGTTGAAATGGTTAAACGGGTCAGTCGTGTGTTGAACAAAACAAGGCTCATTTATGGTGGCGGCATTACAAATGGAGATGAAGCAAAAGAAGTTGCGGCTCATGCGGATGTTGTTGTTGTAGGGAATGCCCTTTATGATAATTTAAAACAAGCTTTAAAAACAGTACGTGCTGTTAAAGAAGCTAGAGGCGGTGAATAACATGCAAGACACAATTATTGAACGCATGCTATCAGGATTGAATCCTGAACAAAGAAAAGCTGTTACCCATACAAATGGTCCACTTTTATTAATGGCCGGGGCAGGAAGTGGAAAGACCCGAGTATTAACACATCGAATTAGTTATTTGTTGCGTCATAATAGTACGCCACCGTGGGCTGTGCTAGCGCTAACTTTCACAAACAAAGCAGCACGTGAAATGAAGGATAGGGTTGCGCAACTAGTAGGTCCGATTGCTGAAGATATATGGATTTCAACGTTCCACTCTATGTGTGTGCGAATGTTACGTCGCGATATTGACCGGATCGGTTTCAGTCGTAATTTCACCATCCTAGATTCCACTGACCAATTGTCTGTCATTAAACAAATCTTAAAAAGCCAAAACATTGATCCGAAAAAGTTTGATCCAAAAGCGATTCTCGGTATGATATCTAGTGCAAAAAACGAATTGCAAACGGCAAAGCAATTTGCCAAAGGGCAAACAGGTATGTTTGAACAAGTTGCCTCTGACGTGTACCTTGACTATGAAAAACGGTTGAAACAAAACAATGCGCTTGATTTTGATGACTTGATTATGAAAACCATTCAATTGTTTTCTGATGTACCAGAAGTACTCGAATTCTATCAACGTAAATTTCAATACATTCATGTGGATGAGTATCAAGATACAAATAAAGCCCAGTACCGGCTTGTAAAAATGCTAGGGGATCGTTTGCAAAATATTTGTGTTGTCGGAGATTCCGATCAATCCATTTATCGCTGGCGTGGCGCGGATATTCAAAATATCCTTTCGTTTGAAAAAGATTATCCTGATGCCACCGTCATTTTACTTGAGCAAAACTACCGTTCAACAAAAACAATCTTAAATGCAGCAAATAAAGTCATTGGAAACAATGGCAATCGTAAGCCAAAAAATCTTTGGACAGATAATGATGAAGGACCAAAAATTGGTGTCTATGAGGCAGCAACGGAGCAAGCGGAGGCCCAGTTTGTTGTAGAAAGAATCAAAGAAGCATCATCAGAGGCCGGTTTCACCTATAACGATGTTGCGATTTTATACCGAACAAATGCTCAATCACGTATTATTGAGGAATTTTTTGTTAAATCTAATTTAGAGTACAACATTGTTGGCGGCACGAAGTTCTACGACAGAAAAGAGATTAAAGACGTGCTCGCCTATTTACGCCTCGTTTCTAATCCAAATGATGACATTAGTTTACAGCGGATTGTAAATGTACCTAAGCGAGGTCTTGGTGCAACAACAGTTGATAAAATTGCTGTTTACGCAGATACTCATGGACTGTCTATGTATAATGCGCTTTTTGAACTGGAACAAATTGGCGTGACAGCCCGTGCTTATACAAAGCTAATTGAATTCCGGGATCAAGTGAAAAACTGGGTTCAGATGCAAGACTATTTGTCCGTTACTGAGCTTACTGAAGAACTTCTTGAAAAAACAGGCTACCGTGAGATGTTAAAAGCAGAACAAACGATTGAAGCGCAATCTCGACTTGAGAATATTGATGAGTTTATAACGGTTACGCAAGAATTTGAGAAGCGTAGTGAAGAGAAAGATCTAGTTTCTTTCTTAACAGACTTAGCTCTAGTAGCCGATATCGATCAACTTGATAAAGATGATGATGAAGTAAAAAAAGATGCGATTACGTTAATGACATTGCATTCTGCTAAGGGACTAGAGTTCCCTTATGTTTTCTTAATCGGGATGGAGGAAGGAATCTTCCCTCATAACCGATCCTTATTTGAAGAAGAAGAA
This window encodes:
- the pcrA gene encoding DNA helicase PcrA, whose amino-acid sequence is MQDTIIERMLSGLNPEQRKAVTHTNGPLLLMAGAGSGKTRVLTHRISYLLRHNSTPPWAVLALTFTNKAAREMKDRVAQLVGPIAEDIWISTFHSMCVRMLRRDIDRIGFSRNFTILDSTDQLSVIKQILKSQNIDPKKFDPKAILGMISSAKNELQTAKQFAKGQTGMFEQVASDVYLDYEKRLKQNNALDFDDLIMKTIQLFSDVPEVLEFYQRKFQYIHVDEYQDTNKAQYRLVKMLGDRLQNICVVGDSDQSIYRWRGADIQNILSFEKDYPDATVILLEQNYRSTKTILNAANKVIGNNGNRKPKNLWTDNDEGPKIGVYEAATEQAEAQFVVERIKEASSEAGFTYNDVAILYRTNAQSRIIEEFFVKSNLEYNIVGGTKFYDRKEIKDVLAYLRLVSNPNDDISLQRIVNVPKRGLGATTVDKIAVYADTHGLSMYNALFELEQIGVTARAYTKLIEFRDQVKNWVQMQDYLSVTELTEELLEKTGYREMLKAEQTIEAQSRLENIDEFITVTQEFEKRSEEKDLVSFLTDLALVADIDQLDKDDDEVKKDAITLMTLHSAKGLEFPYVFLIGMEEGIFPHNRSLFEEEEMEEERRLAYVGITRAEKQLYLTCAKMRTLYGRTNTNPASRFISEIPVELLENNNGMPDWTKGASGRPAAGAAAARARSRSSVYETTGRSAMTTTGGDGFEWAVGDKAEHKKWGTGTVVSMKGEGDSVELDIAFTPPTGIKRLFAKFAPITKA